A stretch of DNA from Ailuropoda melanoleuca isolate Jingjing chromosome X, ASM200744v2, whole genome shotgun sequence:
CTCCATTTACAGtagcctctaaaataaataactaggaataaatatcaccaaggaggtgaaatatttgcatgctgaaaactacaaaaacattgctgaaagaaaaggacctaaataaattgaaagacCTCTTGTATTCATAGGTAAGACTTAACATTATCAAGATGTCagtactacccaaagtgatctaaagatttaatgcaatccctatcagaattcCAGTCCCTACCCCTTTTCATAGAAATGGTAAAGCCGATCCTCAAATTCATTTGGAATTCCaagtgtgtaatttttttaaaaaaaatttatttatttatttgacatagacagccagtgagagagggaacacaagcagggggagtgggagaggaagaagcaggctcatagcagagaagcctgatgtggggctcgatccggggacgctgggatcacgacctgagccgaaggcagacgcttaacaactgcgccacccaggagccccccaagtGTGTAATTTTATATGCTTTAATCATCTCAATGTTCATATTTCCTGCCTAAAAAGCTCTAATTCATTATAAAACACTAGCCTATCCTTTTAATATTGCTGGCTATCAAAATGTAGTAAGTATCTTGAAAATAGTTTGTCATTTTGTGTTTATCCATTTCATCCTATAAAGCTACTACCAACCTATTGGGCattaaatttactttctttgaatAGTTACACTTCTTAttctacattttgaaaattagttGGAAGTCTATTGCATGCATAAAGATGTAAAAGCtcttaaatatgaatttcatacttaaaaaatggggaaaatatagtGGATCACTGACAAAGCTACCAAACTGATGTCCTGCACAAGTAGATAATATTAATGCCATCATCTTTGTGTACCAAGGACAGCAGCTTCCACAAATCTAGGTACAagtagtatgtgtgtatatattatgccatgtttctttttttagctcTGAAAATACTATAGAACATCTTACCTGTTACTGTTAACTTCACTGAATCTAGCATGTTTTCACAGGAAGCCAATTCCTATCAAAGTAGAGAAAACTTTTAGTTTATGGCTTAATAAATTCTTAAGATGATAATCATGAAGTTTTTCTTGAGCAACTTATTGAGTATTTATTAACATAAGATGTCCCAATCAGTATATAATAAAGCTAGTAGACTTTACAGAAAGGTCTGTCATGTTCTCCTGAGGCGTTTTTCCCAGTTTAACTTTAGACTTTGTCAGTGAGGCTTTTCACTGTATCATTTTTTTGCACTTTCAAATTAATACATGGTTTGGATCTCATTCTTGGAAAGTCATTGCCCACTTTCAGATTATTAGAACATAAAGTTCAAAGCTAATTAATTATTACATTCATGTCTATGAGTAAGTAATGTCTCATGTCTATAAGAGCAATTTagttcttgtattatttttctggTGAATACCCATTAAAATTATTCCCAAGAAACTTCTAGTGTATATTCAGGTACATGAGgcaaatttaaaagtaaatgtgGTTAGGAACGCCACGGGTACAGTTTCATTGAAGTGGGaaggtctgtgatctatttttCCCTTGGTGATGTTTGGAAAGGTAAGGAAGGTAAATTTTCTGAATAGAGAGATTCACTGCCattcaataataaatttattaattgcCAACTGGTTGCtacaagaaaattaaatgttttttctacatGGAAAAATGTGCTTCTGGAATAATTAACATGTTTTTCATAGTACTGTGATTGATGATCTAATCATGAAGATTAATGCCAGTTAGAGAAATGATATGGGAACTTGTGGGGATAGAACAGAATGGAAGACATAGAAGGATAGATAGCCCAGTTCTTACAGATCTGTAATAGGACCTAGCATCATTTCAGCAGATGGATTTCACTAGAAAacatttggtgttttattttggcCATTAAAATACATTCTCTGATCAAAGGGAACAGAAACTTGGCCTGATGTAaggatagacagatagataggaagaaaacatatgcataaattaatatatataaaatatatgtatatataaattagtCGATGGAAACATTTGCATTGCAAAAGTCTTTTTATCTATAACCTGTGCCTTATTCCAGTCTCATATTTACTCCATTAAAAATCTAGGCTACTACTTTTATATGGAATTGTTTAGGTTGTGCATCACAAAGTGACTGCTTTGAGTGCCACAGAACTTCAACACAGTAACTATGGCTATTAGTTTGTCCTCTTTACTATACTGGGTTGATTTCCaggaaaaccattaaaataaacttttaaatcatACATTTTTAATCCAACTCCTTGGACTCCTGGTGGTTGTCTGTGGATGGGTGTGGGTGTGCTTTAGCAGTCAAAGAACTGTCTGAAATTGTATGGAAAATCTCTTCTGTATGAATATTGTTTTCTGCACAGTCATGAGCTTCTACACTTGGGTGTGtcttaaaagcaaaaagactCCCTACCCTAAAATCTTACACATTAATACCTGATATTCTGTCACTGATAGGTCATTCATTTAAGTGAAACATTCCTTTTCTCTAAGATCctcttttaaagttaaaatttccCCAGGAGGGACAACATACTAAGTCCCTGAAATATCCATGAATTCATCCCCCCCACTTCCTAAGCCCACTACTTTAAGTCAAGAAATTtatgtgtaattattttatgttattacaACAATCTTTTGATATAGACAGTACTATGATCTTGATTTTAGTTGTGAAAATTGAAGCCTAGAGAGGTTTAGTAACTTCAAGAAGGTTGTGTACATGGGTCATAATAAGCAGAGCTAGGATTAAAACCTGACCTATGTCTTCCTTACCCTCAGCCCTAAACTGATGCCATGAAACTCTACAGAATAAGGAGAAAGATGCTTACTTTAATTAGGCGCAGGATTTCAGGAGAGTCATGAGCCCCTGCAGGTCTTACTCGGAAAGAATTCAAGCTTGGTTGCCTCATGTCTGATTGGCCTCTGCCTGGTTGCCTTATGCCTGGTTGACTTGGACTTGGCTGGTTCATGCCTGGGTGCCTTGTCCCTGATTGGCTTCTTCCTGCTCGACTTATGCCTGATTGGCTCCAGCCTGGTTGCCTCGTGCCTGATTGACTTACAGTGAACTGGCTCAGGCCTGGTTGGCTCCTAACTGGTTGCCACGTGCCTGGTTGGCTCATACCTGGATGCCATGTGCCTGTTTGGCTCCCGCCTGGTTGGCTCCTACCTGGTTGTTTCATGCTCAGTTGATTCATGTCAGGTAAGTTTGTATTTGGTTGGTTTATGTCCAGTTGGTTCGTAGCAAATAAGCtcgtgcctggctggctcatccCTGGTTGGTTCATGTCTGGTAAGCTTGATTGTTTCATGCCTGATTGGTTCATGCCCAGTTGACTCATCCCTGGTTGGCTAAGGACTTGTTGACTAATACTGGTTGGCTGAGGACTGGCTGGCAGATGATGGGTTGGCAGATGACTGGTTGGCCAGTGACTGTGTCTTGATGGAGCAGGAGTCCTTAACTACAGCACTGTAGTGGGAGGCTTTgggatgtttctgttttttctcaaCTTGATTCGTACTTTGAGACCCCTCTATCAAGATGAGAATGGGGGAAATAAAGGACTACCTAAAGAAGATTATTGATGTCTCTGGTTTACTGGAGTTGACCTTACCAGCAATTACCACTGTAGGCTGGGCTGGGTTTCAGGTTGTCATCTGGCCTTTCTCTGCCAACAGGCCGGAagtgaggggaagaagaaaatgacccTTGGGGGGTATTACTGCTTCACCCCCTTGCACAGTCACTGCGTCATAGTGATGAAGTCACAATGCTCATATTTACGTGCCTAAGTGCTCCCCCATGTGGTGAGGGACAGGGCCTGTTTGACCATcactttatttcctcctttcctggaGCTTAAGAGGGTGAAGCAAgaagctggaaggaaaaaaaaagaagaagaagaagctggAAGGAGTCTGAGAGCTTATGCTTGGCACTCCCCCTAAAAGTGCCTGCTATTTTAACAACTCAATTCAAAGATGCTTGTTTTGATTCTGCTTTCCCCGTGCCCTGGCCCTGAAATAACCCACTTCCTATTTCTGTCCTGACTTCCACTTACCACCTCTTTTCCATAGGCATAGAAACTAGAATGCTCTAAAATGTTGTCCTGATGAGGTGCCCAAGTCTCTAATGCAGAAAAAAGTtctttacaaataattaaaaataactggtTACTATTTATTGACTTATGACCTAGGTTCAGTGGGAagcacattttctcatttaatcccatACCAATTCTGTTATCCCCACTTCTGCGGAAAATACTTCAAAAGATTTGGTAAACTAACCAAAGCCTCAACAGGTTGGGAAGAGCCTGAATTCAGGCCCAGGTCTGTCCAACTCCATTTTCAGGCATTTTACCATCACACTATCCTGCCTCTTACACACACTATGCTTATTCTCCACCCCCATATCTGTGAAATCAAGTGTATTATCCTTTAACCCCATTCTCCCTCACAGGAACCCTTCTCCCATCATTTTATTTGTTGGCTCATTTCCACAATGATGTATATTATGTAATTGGTGCTAAAACTGTTACAGatgaagtgatttttattttttaaatataccagAGAACCTTGGTTGAGGCTATTTTAAGTCTCACACTGTGTTAAGAGCCTTATATATGCGTTACTTCATTCAATCATCACAGCAACTGTGTGAGATATATACTGTTGTTCTAcactttattaataaaaaagtgaaatttgaattaACTAGTTTTTTGAAGTCTAATATGTGGGAGAATGGGGACAGAGTCCAAAGCCCATCCCATGGATAGAACAGTAAATAGAACTGTGGGGGCACAATCACCATTTGACCTATACTGGTTATAAATGGAAACTAGACAGCCCATTTTTATATAATGACAGGCAAATCAAGTCACATCACAAAATTATACTAAATCTAACACATAATATGTAGGTAATTTGATCTCAATCcatttgtaataataatgaaagctaaaattttatgaataagTCCTGTGATATCAGGCATGTTTTTAAGGAACAATTTACTTgcaataattcatttaatcctcacaacaattcaGAGACATAGATGATATTATTATGACCATTTTTTTCAGATAGAAaaacagattcagagaggttagATAACCTGACTTAGATCACACAATGAAAAAGTTCAGACAAAATTAGGAAAACCCAGTTACCATTTTGGTTTTTCTGAAATGCCATGAAAGGGGTGAAGGAATTTTGCTGTTTGCTTTACAAAATCAAACCATTTGCATAATTTATCATGGGGATGTTTgactcttttttcctgcttttttagaGGAGGCACATGTCCAGTTGATCCCTTGAAAGGGGTAAAACTAGAAATTACAGTTTAGTGACCTGGATATGTTAaatagtttttgtattttggctCATAAACATTTACATCACTTGAAAGCCAtgtaggtttttattttctttttgaagaatgtTGGGTTTGAATATtacataattttgattttaagagAACACACCAAGAATGCATTATTCTTGCTCAGTTGCTTATTAACAcaaattgtcccatctttggAATACAGAATGAGACTGCCTCCATCACCCATGCAAATATCTTCACACTGTAGCTGTAATACCATCAGGGAAAAactaggttgtttttttttgttttgttttgttttgttttaatatttaaacaaaacctTCAATAATCAGTGTTTGCCCCAAGGTGGCAGTGTTATCCAGTTTGGGAAGCCAAAGTCTAAatgattatatttaataaaagtataCATATTATTAATTTGAGGTTTTTGTCATTTCCAGATATTatcagaaaaatgtattaaatgttatTACCAGTCTTAACATGCTATTTTATTACAGCCTATGTAGTGAATTATATATACCAAGACCTGCCAAATTCTAAGATTTCAAACTGTGCATTGTCTGCTCTAccagaatgttttaaatttaatataatgtatAAAGCCACGACCAATAGATCTAAAAATATGGATATGTTTATGCATTAAAATGACTCCAACTCATAACAAGCCCTTTTCTGAAGATGCTAAGTAAAATCCTGTATTCTAAATTCTGACCCTAGCTTGGTTTCATCTAAATGAATATTCACATTTGAAAAAGGCACTTGTATAATTTTAATCTATAGCAAACAGAATTTACATT
This window harbors:
- the SATL1 gene encoding spermidine/spermine N(1)-acetyltransferase-like protein 1, with translation MSQLGMNQSGMKQSSLPDMNQPGMSQPGTSLFATNQLDINQPNTNLPDMNQLSMKQPGRSQPGGSQTGTWHPGMSQPGTWQPVRSQPGLSQFTVSQSGTRQPGWSQSGISRAGRSQSGTRHPGMNQPSPSQPGIRQPGRGQSDMRQPSLNSFRVRPAGAHDSPEILRLIKELASCENMLDSVKLTVTDLLRDGFGDNPLFYCLIAEVHNQQKPSGKVTVGFAMYYFTYNPWIGKLLYLEDFYVIQAYRGLGIGAEMLKRLSQIAIRSQCNCMHFLVVIWNQASIDYYTRRGALDLSSEEGWHLFRFNREELMDMAKEA